CTGCTATACCGACTGGCGTCAGGTGCAGGAGGATATTGAAACCGCGCAGATGATGCTCGACGATCCGGAAATGCGCGAAATGGCGCAGGAAGAGCTGCGTGACGCCAAAGAAAAAGGCGACCAGCTGGAGCAACAGCTGCAGGTTCTCCTCCTGCCGAAAGATCCTGATGACGAGCGTAACGCCTTCGTGGAAGTGCGCGCCGGGACCGGCGGCGACGAAGCAGCGCTGTTTGCCGGCGATCTATTCCGCATGTACACCCGTTACGCAGAATCGCGCCGCTGGCAGGTAGAGATCCTCAGCGCCAACGAAGGTGAGCACGGCGGCTTTAAAGAGGTGATCGCCAAGATCAGCGGTGACGGCGTCTATGGTCGGCTCAAATTTGAATCCGGCGGCCATCGCGTGCAGCGTGTGCCGGCCACCGAATCGCAGGGGCGGATCCACACCTCCGCCTGTACGGTGG
This genomic interval from Solibacillus isronensis contains the following:
- a CDS encoding PCRF domain-containing protein; this translates as CYTDWRQVQEDIETAQMMLDDPEMREMAQEELRDAKEKGDQLEQQLQVLLLPKDPDDERNAFVEVRAGTGGDEAALFAGDLFRMYTRYAESRRWQVEILSANEGEHGGFKEVIAKISGDGVYGRLKFESGGHRVQRVPATESQGRIHTSACTV